A genomic window from Flavobacterium johnsoniae includes:
- the mnmA gene encoding tRNA 2-thiouridine(34) synthase MnmA produces MKRVVVGLSGGVDSSVAAYLLQQQGYEVIGLFMKNWHDDSVTISNECPWLEDSNDALLVAEKLGIPFQTVDLSEEYKEKIVDYMFNEYEKGRTPNPDVLCNREIKFDVFMKIALSLGADYVATGHYCQKSEIEVDGKTVYQLIAGNDVNKDQSYFLCQLSQEQLSKALFPIGALTKPEVREIAAEMELVTAEKKDSQGLCFVGKVRLPEFLQQKLQPKEGKIVQVDKNDPIYDVEISAELSLEEKLKLESQKLEYLPTMGKVVGKHQGAHYFTVGQRKGLNVGGTTDPLFVIATDVETNTIYTGLSSLHPGLFKKALFVGKSEVHWIREDLTLKAGEKMEVMARIRYRQPLQKAVLHQFEDGMYVEFEEAQSAITEGQFVAWYLENELVGSGVIS; encoded by the coding sequence ATGAAACGAGTAGTTGTTGGACTTTCAGGTGGAGTAGATTCTAGTGTTGCTGCATATTTATTGCAACAGCAAGGATACGAAGTTATTGGCCTTTTTATGAAGAATTGGCACGATGATTCGGTTACTATTTCGAACGAATGTCCTTGGCTTGAAGACAGTAACGATGCTTTGCTTGTTGCTGAAAAACTTGGAATTCCGTTTCAAACTGTTGATTTAAGCGAAGAATACAAAGAAAAAATCGTTGACTATATGTTTAACGAATACGAAAAAGGAAGAACTCCAAATCCTGATGTGCTTTGTAATCGCGAAATCAAATTTGATGTGTTTATGAAAATCGCTTTGAGTCTTGGTGCAGATTATGTGGCAACTGGACATTATTGTCAAAAAAGCGAAATCGAAGTTGATGGAAAAACGGTTTATCAATTAATTGCCGGAAATGACGTCAACAAAGATCAATCTTATTTTTTATGCCAACTTTCACAAGAACAATTGTCTAAAGCTTTGTTTCCGATTGGTGCTTTAACAAAACCAGAAGTTCGCGAAATTGCTGCTGAAATGGAATTGGTTACAGCCGAAAAGAAAGATTCTCAAGGTTTATGTTTTGTCGGAAAAGTTCGTCTTCCAGAATTTTTGCAGCAAAAATTACAGCCAAAAGAAGGTAAAATTGTTCAAGTAGATAAAAATGATCCAATCTATGATGTTGAAATATCGGCTGAACTTTCTTTAGAAGAAAAATTAAAATTAGAATCTCAAAAATTAGAATATCTTCCGACAATGGGAAAAGTGGTTGGAAAACACCAAGGCGCTCATTATTTTACAGTTGGACAAAGAAAAGGTTTAAACGTAGGAGGAACTACAGATCCTTTATTTGTAATTGCTACAGATGTTGAAACGAATACCATTTATACAGGTTTATCAAGTTTACATCCAGGATTATTCAAAAAAGCACTTTTTGTTGGAAAATCTGAAGTACACTGGATTAGAGAAGATTTAACACTAAAAGCAGGCGAAAAAATGGAAGTAATGGCTCGAATCCGTTATCGCCAACCTTTGCAAAAAGCGGTGTTGCATCAATTTGAAGACGGAATGTATGTTGAGTTTGAAGAAGCGCAATCTGCCATTACCGAAGGACAATTTGTAGCTTGGTATTTAGAAAATGAATTAGTTGGTTCGGGAGTAATTTCTTAA